ctccgcccatCTCCCTACCGGTGTCTTACTGCTCCTGTGAAAGCATACGTATCCACgcccctctgtgtgtgtgtctgtgatcGCAATGACGACCGCGCAACTCGCCTGCACGTACGCCGCGCTCATCCTCAGCGCGTCCGGTAAGACCGATGCCGACTCCATCTGCGCCGTGACGAAGGCCGCTGGTGTCGAGGTGAGCCACggcatggccgccgcctttgccaACGCCCTCGCCTCCGTCAACGTGAACGAGGTGCTCGGCAGCATCCGCTTTAGCGGTGCggccgctggtggcgctgctgcccccgctgccgctgccgccgcgagtGGCGCGGCcccggctgcggcggccgcgaaggaggagcCAGAGGAGGATGCAGACGACGACATGGGCTTTGGTCTGTTCGACTAAGCTCTTCGGATCGCAGCGAGAGAGTGtacgcacgtgcgtgcgtgcgggtgtgcacaggcgcacgcgtaAGTTTAGCGGGGGTTCTCGCTACCGCCNNNNNNNNNNNNNNNNNNNNNNNNNNNNNNNNNNNNNNNNNNNNNNNNNNNNNNNNNNNNNNNNNNNNNNNNNNNNNNNNNNNNNNNNNNNNNNNNNNNCcccggctgcggcggccgcgaaggaggagcCAGAGGAGGATGCAGACGACGACATGGGCTTTGGTCTGTTCGACTAAGCTCTTCGGATCGCAGCGAGAGAGTGtacgcacgtgcgtgcgtgcgggtgtgcacaggcgcacgcgtaAGTTTAGCGGGGGTTCTCGCTACCGCCACTCGCTTGCTGTCCACATCCCCCCTCCGCTCTCTCCGCCGAACGCATCGCGCGGCCGACAGGCGTGCGCTCGATgccgctttcctttcttATTTACCTCTACGGATGATTTACAATCTCACGCCGTCAACGGAACGTGAAGGGCCCTACGCCATCGCtgtacgcgtgcgtgtcgccgGCGCCTTCGAGAGCAGAAATGGAGGCAGACCagggcagccgcagcagcagcagcaggctgcACGGCAAGGACGCGTgtgcctctccgtctctgtgtctctctggCTAGCGCATAGACGGACAGACTCATGCATACGTGCACTCgtctgcctctgcctcggTCAGTGCCAACAGTGTGCTTGCACGGTTG
The sequence above is drawn from the Leishmania donovani BPK282A1 complete genome, chromosome 15 genome and encodes:
- a CDS encoding 60S acidic ribosomal protein, putative — translated: MTTAQLACTYAALILSASGKTDADSICAVTKAAGVEVSHGMAAAFANALASVNVNEVLGSIRFSGAAAGGAAAPAAAAAASGAAPAAAAAKEEPEEDADDDMGFGLFD